A genomic stretch from Pontivivens ytuae includes:
- a CDS encoding hybrid nucleoside-diphosphate sugar epimerase/sugar transferase, translated as MRIVITGASGFVGRQLVPILRAAGAELVLVGRDPDAMTDMAGPGVETCGYDALAELGRGADALLHLAVLNNDRPGSEEEFRAVNVTLLGEVVEAARTAGISTLLNATTIKVGTDTPYGRSKAEGEALLASVEGLRVVNLRFAAVYGDDTYRGTLAHLYKLPAPLRPTARQALGALRPTVHVSRVAEAVLRHVQGTEARKEIVTDTQSGNRFYAAGARIIDYGFALTVILLLWWLLILVWLMVRIGSPGPGIFAQERVGRKGHSFTCYKFRTMQTGTAQRGTHEIAAAAVTPLGAVLRRAKIDELPQVVNILRGELSLVGPRPCLPVQTELVEARRVRGVLDIRPGITGWAQIQDIDMSAPVRLAETDRDYVALRSLLLDLRIILATATGGGRGDRVNQAPTESAG; from the coding sequence GTGCGCATTGTGATCACTGGAGCGTCGGGCTTCGTCGGACGCCAGCTCGTGCCGATTCTGCGGGCGGCGGGCGCAGAGCTGGTGCTGGTGGGGCGCGATCCGGACGCGATGACGGATATGGCTGGGCCGGGGGTAGAGACTTGCGGCTACGATGCGCTCGCCGAGCTTGGGAGGGGCGCCGATGCCCTGCTGCACCTCGCCGTGCTCAACAATGATCGGCCCGGTTCGGAAGAGGAGTTTCGCGCGGTCAACGTAACCCTTCTGGGCGAGGTGGTGGAGGCCGCGCGGACCGCCGGCATTTCGACCTTGCTCAACGCGACCACAATCAAGGTCGGCACCGATACCCCCTATGGCCGGTCGAAGGCGGAGGGGGAGGCCCTGCTGGCTTCGGTCGAAGGCTTGCGCGTCGTGAACCTGCGGTTCGCCGCGGTCTATGGCGACGACACCTATCGCGGGACGCTCGCGCATCTCTACAAGCTGCCCGCGCCTTTGCGGCCAACGGCGCGGCAGGCGCTCGGCGCCCTGCGGCCGACGGTGCATGTATCGCGGGTCGCCGAGGCGGTGCTGCGGCATGTTCAGGGCACCGAGGCGCGGAAGGAGATCGTGACCGACACGCAGTCGGGCAACCGCTTCTACGCCGCGGGGGCGCGCATCATAGACTACGGCTTCGCGCTTACCGTGATCCTGTTGCTGTGGTGGCTTCTGATCCTCGTCTGGCTGATGGTGCGTATCGGCTCGCCGGGGCCGGGGATCTTCGCGCAGGAGCGGGTGGGGCGGAAGGGGCACAGCTTCACCTGTTACAAGTTCCGCACCATGCAGACGGGCACGGCGCAACGCGGCACCCACGAGATTGCCGCTGCCGCCGTCACGCCTCTGGGTGCGGTGCTGCGCCGGGCCAAGATCGACGAGCTGCCGCAGGTCGTGAACATCCTGCGCGGCGAGTTGAGCCTGGTGGGCCCGCGACCCTGCCTTCCGGTACAGACCGAGTTGGTGGAGGCGCGCCGCGTTCGCGGCGTCCTCGACATCCGTCCGGGCATCACCGGCTGGGCGCAGATCCAGGATATCGACATGAGCGCGCCAGTCCGGCTGGCCGAGACCGACCGGGACTATGTCGCGCTCCGCAGCCTGCTCCTCGATCTGCGGATCATCTTGGCGACTGCGACCGGCGGCGGCCGGGGGGACCGGGTGAATCAGGCACCGACCGAGTCGGCGGGCTGA
- a CDS encoding response regulator — MTTILILEDDQPLAAEWQIALEGEGYTVVHCRDATSALDYLEGHDADLVIADIFIYREGTLTSDGGVKLVGLLRAAGARTERPDLPIISITGQPQDGRFVPPVLDLTTSLGADLALEKPVPIPDLLGHVRSLIGSRDAQGTTLSSAPEQAERDADG; from the coding sequence ATGACAACGATCCTGATTTTGGAGGACGACCAGCCGCTGGCCGCCGAATGGCAGATCGCCCTGGAGGGTGAGGGCTACACCGTCGTGCACTGCCGCGACGCGACCTCGGCGCTCGATTATCTGGAGGGGCACGACGCCGACCTCGTGATCGCCGACATCTTCATCTACCGCGAGGGGACGCTGACCTCCGATGGCGGGGTGAAGCTCGTGGGCCTGCTGCGCGCCGCCGGGGCGCGAACCGAACGGCCGGACCTGCCGATCATCTCGATCACCGGCCAGCCGCAGGACGGCCGCTTCGTGCCGCCGGTGCTCGATCTCACGACGTCCCTCGGCGCCGACCTCGCGCTGGAAAAACCGGTGCCGATCCCGGATCTCCTCGGCCATGTTCGCTCGCTCATCGGTAGCCGCGACGCACAAGGCACCACGCTGAGCAGCGCGCCGGAACAGGCCGAGCGGGACGCGGACGGCTAG
- a CDS encoding chemotaxis protein CheB — protein sequence MADGSKFNMAWVGIGASAGGLEALSVLAKNLPAQANATYIVVQHMAPQHKSLLRDLVSRETHLTVVEISSGVVPKPDHIYITPPNSNLSIANGRLELLPPDQTPSAPKPSIDGFFIDLADEIGPRAIGVILSGTGSDGAFGVRAIRAAGGITIAQDEASAKYDGMPMSAQRTGCIDLVLPPEDIGVKFKEILETSRDAEGLAALMPPVNSLAEINQLLFAQTNVDFRDYKPSTIHRRIERRMAALGLERIADYVERLRADKDEVETLFRDMLISVTSFFRDQQEFKRFDTAIKRIVEEHDDTLPLRVWVPGCATGEEAYSIAMLFAEAMGGPDTIDRNRLQIFASDIDREALKVGRRGLYPASSMTKVSEDLLTRYFTAVGDSFKVVKPLRDVILFAEHNVSQDPPFLNLDLVCCRNLLIYFGQELQYRVMSRMYTALKEDGLVFLGMAESMTGVENLFLRDSTGGKIFRKREAADVDLAPLRPSARAQMRTVQRLEEQAARHENREDGRFAALVSTLGPNAVLVTSDYKLRRVFGEIDDFVSIPSGDVKGASVDYLKGRLANEARVLISLAQRGEMARHSGLLPMPGGTNERALRLSVYPLPSERGGETLYLLVFAETDESAEELALVDENPGDELVVRELRRQLASTRETLQQTIEELETSNEELQSLNEELQSTNEELQSTNEELETANEELQSTNEELITVNEEQQINSMELSLVTKELESILAHLALPVVVLDLRLNVVRASNEARKVLSIPSEAPKVHIAQCELPDGFPRPLSFLPDVVERGETVELEYELNGTPSVVRAVPYRNARNQLAGAVMMVVPAGLKALV from the coding sequence ATGGCCGACGGCAGCAAATTCAACATGGCTTGGGTCGGCATCGGAGCCTCCGCCGGTGGTCTCGAAGCGTTAAGCGTACTTGCAAAAAACCTTCCCGCTCAGGCGAATGCCACCTACATCGTGGTCCAGCACATGGCGCCGCAGCACAAGAGCCTGCTGCGCGACCTCGTCTCGCGTGAGACGCACCTGACGGTGGTCGAGATCTCGTCGGGTGTCGTGCCGAAACCCGATCACATCTACATCACGCCGCCCAACAGCAACCTGTCCATCGCGAATGGCCGGCTGGAGCTGCTGCCGCCCGACCAGACGCCGAGCGCGCCCAAACCCTCGATCGACGGCTTCTTCATCGACCTGGCCGACGAGATCGGGCCGCGCGCCATCGGCGTGATCCTGTCGGGCACCGGCTCGGACGGCGCGTTCGGCGTGCGCGCGATCCGGGCCGCGGGCGGTATCACGATCGCGCAGGACGAGGCGAGCGCGAAGTATGACGGCATGCCGATGTCCGCCCAGCGGACCGGCTGCATCGACCTGGTGCTGCCGCCCGAGGATATCGGGGTGAAGTTCAAGGAGATCCTCGAGACCTCCCGCGATGCCGAGGGGCTCGCCGCGCTAATGCCGCCGGTGAACTCGCTGGCGGAGATCAACCAGCTCCTCTTCGCGCAGACCAATGTCGATTTCCGCGACTACAAGCCGTCCACCATCCATCGCCGGATCGAGCGGCGGATGGCGGCGCTCGGGCTGGAGCGGATCGCCGACTATGTCGAGCGGCTGCGCGCCGACAAGGACGAGGTCGAGACGCTGTTCCGAGACATGCTGATCTCGGTCACGTCGTTCTTCCGCGACCAGCAGGAGTTCAAGCGCTTCGACACCGCGATCAAGCGGATCGTGGAGGAGCATGACGACACGCTGCCGCTGCGCGTCTGGGTGCCCGGCTGTGCGACGGGGGAAGAGGCGTACTCCATCGCCATGCTCTTCGCCGAGGCGATGGGCGGCCCCGACACGATCGATCGCAACCGGCTGCAGATCTTCGCCTCCGACATCGATCGGGAGGCGCTGAAGGTCGGGCGCCGCGGCCTTTATCCCGCCAGTTCCATGACCAAGGTCAGCGAGGATCTGCTGACCCGCTACTTCACCGCGGTCGGGGACAGCTTCAAGGTTGTCAAACCGCTGCGCGACGTGATCCTCTTTGCCGAGCACAACGTCTCCCAGGATCCGCCGTTCCTGAACCTCGACCTGGTCTGCTGCCGCAACCTGCTGATCTATTTCGGGCAGGAGCTGCAGTACCGGGTGATGTCGCGGATGTATACAGCGCTCAAGGAGGACGGCCTCGTCTTCCTCGGCATGGCCGAGAGCATGACCGGGGTGGAGAACCTGTTTCTGCGCGACAGCACGGGCGGCAAGATCTTCCGCAAGCGTGAGGCGGCGGATGTCGATCTCGCGCCGCTGCGCCCCAGTGCCCGGGCGCAGATGCGGACCGTCCAGCGGCTGGAGGAGCAGGCCGCTCGCCATGAGAACCGCGAGGACGGCCGCTTTGCCGCGCTCGTCAGCACGCTGGGTCCGAACGCCGTGCTGGTCACCTCGGATTACAAGCTGCGCCGGGTCTTCGGTGAGATCGACGACTTCGTGTCGATTCCGTCGGGCGACGTGAAGGGTGCCTCGGTCGATTACCTGAAAGGGCGGCTTGCGAACGAGGCGCGGGTGCTGATCTCCCTCGCGCAACGGGGCGAGATGGCGCGGCATTCTGGCCTTCTACCGATGCCGGGCGGAACGAACGAGCGCGCGCTGCGCCTCTCGGTCTATCCGCTGCCGAGCGAGCGCGGGGGCGAGACGCTCTACCTCCTCGTCTTCGCCGAGACCGACGAAAGCGCCGAGGAACTGGCGCTGGTCGACGAGAACCCCGGCGACGAGCTTGTGGTGCGCGAGCTGCGCCGCCAGCTCGCCTCGACCCGGGAGACGCTGCAGCAGACCATTGAGGAGCTGGAGACCTCGAACGAGGAACTCCAGTCCCTCAACGAGGAATTGCAGTCGACCAACGAGGAGCTGCAGTCGACGAACGAGGAGCTGGAGACCGCGAACGAGGAGCTGCAGTCCACCAACGAGGAGCTGATCACGGTCAACGAGGAGCAGCAGATCAACTCGATGGAGCTGAGCCTCGTCACCAAGGAGCTGGAATCGATCCTCGCCCACCTCGCGCTGCCTGTGGTGGTGCTCGACCTGCGGCTCAACGTCGTGCGCGCGTCGAACGAGGCGCGCAAGGTGCTCTCGATCCCCTCCGAAGCGCCGAAGGTCCATATCGCGCAATGCGAGCTGCCCGACGGCTTCCCCCGCCCGCTCAGCTTCCTGCCCGACGTGGTGGAAAGGGGCGAGACGGTGGAGCTGGAATACGAGCTGAACGGCACGCCGTCCGTGGTGCGCGCTGTCCCCTACCGCAACGCCCGCAACCAGCTCGCCGGCGCGGTGATGATGGTGGTCCCCGCCGGTTTGAAGGCGCTGGTCTAG
- a CDS encoding ABZJ_00895 family protein, with the protein MTDEPRTPYLGYYLAILVAAIIGMAVLIFVVQWLTGVNIGGGATAIVPPMAAAMLVGQRWAKQRGATPTSKEAWRFAFVAGLVFFALQILLALMVAASGVLGPVNQGFIGLMVGLVIAYTAVAILMHRWFVMMGARSALKAK; encoded by the coding sequence ATGACCGACGAGCCGCGCACACCCTATCTGGGCTACTACCTCGCGATCCTCGTGGCCGCGATCATCGGGATGGCGGTGCTGATCTTCGTCGTCCAGTGGCTGACCGGGGTGAATATCGGCGGCGGGGCTACCGCGATCGTCCCGCCCATGGCGGCGGCCATGCTGGTCGGCCAGCGGTGGGCGAAACAGCGCGGGGCGACGCCCACGTCGAAGGAAGCCTGGCGCTTCGCCTTCGTCGCCGGGCTCGTCTTCTTCGCGCTGCAAATCCTGCTCGCGCTGATGGTCGCGGCCTCCGGCGTGCTGGGGCCGGTCAACCAGGGCTTCATCGGGCTGATGGTCGGCCTCGTGATCGCCTACACCGCCGTCGCGATCCTGATGCACCGCTGGTTCGTGATGATGGGCGCGCGCTCGGCGCTGAAGGCGAAGTGA
- the gap gene encoding type I glyceraldehyde-3-phosphate dehydrogenase, with translation MVKVAINGFGRIGRNVLRGIIESGRTDIQVVAINDLGPIETNVHLLRHDSVHGKFPANVTIDGDTFDCGTGPIRVTAERDPAALPWSDVDVALECTGIFTAKEKAEIHLKNGSKKVLISAPGANADKTIVYGVNHETLTADDKVVSNASCTTNCLSPVAYVLNEAIGIEKGFMTTIHSYTGDQPTLDTMHKDLYRARAAAVSMIPTSTGAAKAVGLVLPELKGKLDGVAIRVPTPNVSVVDLTFNAVRETSVEEINDAIRTAADGKLKGILGYTDEPLVSIDFNHDPHSSIFHMDQTKVMEGTMCRILTWYDNEWGFSNRMADTAVAMAKV, from the coding sequence ATGGTCAAGGTCGCCATCAACGGCTTCGGTCGGATCGGGCGCAACGTGCTGCGCGGCATCATCGAAAGCGGGCGCACCGACATTCAGGTGGTCGCGATCAACGATCTGGGACCGATCGAGACCAACGTTCATCTCCTCCGGCATGACAGCGTGCACGGCAAGTTCCCGGCCAACGTCACCATCGACGGCGATACCTTCGATTGCGGCACCGGCCCGATCCGCGTGACCGCCGAGCGTGACCCGGCCGCCCTGCCCTGGTCCGATGTCGACGTGGCGCTGGAGTGCACCGGCATCTTCACCGCCAAGGAGAAGGCGGAGATCCACCTCAAGAACGGCTCGAAGAAGGTGCTGATCTCCGCGCCCGGTGCCAACGCCGACAAGACCATCGTCTACGGCGTGAACCACGAGACGCTGACGGCCGATGACAAGGTCGTCTCCAACGCATCGTGCACCACCAACTGCCTCTCCCCCGTCGCCTATGTCCTCAACGAGGCCATCGGGATCGAGAAGGGCTTCATGACCACGATCCACAGCTATACCGGCGACCAGCCCACGCTGGACACGATGCACAAGGATCTCTACCGCGCCCGCGCGGCGGCCGTGTCGATGATCCCGACCTCGACCGGTGCGGCGAAGGCCGTGGGCCTCGTCCTGCCGGAGCTGAAGGGCAAGCTTGACGGCGTCGCGATCCGCGTGCCCACGCCCAACGTCTCCGTCGTCGACCTCACCTTCAACGCCGTGCGCGAGACCAGCGTCGAGGAGATCAACGACGCGATCCGCACCGCCGCCGACGGCAAGCTGAAGGGCATCCTCGGCTACACGGACGAGCCGCTGGTCTCCATCGACTTCAACCACGACCCGCACTCGTCGATCTTCCACATGGACCAGACCAAGGTGATGGAAGGCACGATGTGCCGGATCCTCACCTGGTACGACAACGAATGGGGCTTCTCCAACCGCATGGCCGACACCGCCGTCGCGATGGCCAAGGTCTGA
- the purN gene encoding phosphoribosylglycinamide formyltransferase — MKRVAILISGGGSNMVRLVEEMQAGRIDGAPVLVLSNRPQAAGLQRAAALNVPTQALDHKSFPDRAAFDAALHDALTAAQPDIVCLAGFMRILTPEFTAKWEGKMLNIHPSLLPLFRGLHTHRQALEAGVTVHGCTVHGVTAALDDGPIHGQAVVPVHPNDTEADLAARVLVEEHKLYPAVLAALCAGRTPHIAQSGAFPEA, encoded by the coding sequence TTGAAGCGCGTCGCCATCCTGATCTCCGGCGGCGGCTCCAACATGGTGCGGCTGGTGGAGGAGATGCAGGCGGGACGCATCGACGGCGCGCCCGTCCTCGTCCTCTCCAACCGGCCACAGGCGGCGGGGCTGCAGCGGGCGGCCGCCCTCAACGTCCCCACGCAAGCCCTTGATCACAAGAGCTTCCCGGATCGCGCCGCGTTCGATGCAGCCCTCCACGACGCGCTCACCGCCGCGCAGCCCGACATCGTCTGTCTCGCAGGGTTCATGCGGATCCTCACGCCGGAGTTCACTGCGAAGTGGGAAGGGAAGATGCTCAACATCCACCCGTCCCTGCTGCCCCTCTTCCGCGGTCTCCACACCCACCGGCAGGCGCTGGAGGCGGGCGTCACCGTCCACGGCTGCACGGTCCACGGCGTCACCGCGGCCCTCGACGACGGCCCGATCCACGGGCAGGCGGTCGTCCCGGTGCACCCGAATGACACGGAAGCAGACCTCGCCGCTCGCGTCTTGGTTGAGGAGCACAAGCTCTACCCGGCCGTGCTCGCCGCCCTCTGCGCGGGCCGCACGCCGCACATCGCCCAAAGCGGAGCCTTTCCCGAGGCGTAA
- the purM gene encoding phosphoribosylformylglycinamidine cyclo-ligase translates to MTKLTYADAGVDIEAGNALVDRIKPAAKSTDRAGVMAGLGGFGGLFDLKAAGYSDPVLVAATDGVGTKLRIAIDTGHLSGVGVDLVAMCVNDLICQGAEPLFFLDYFATGKLDVSEAAQVVEGIAEGCRQAGCALIGGETAEMPGMYAAGDFDLAGFSVGAMERGTALPSGVAPGDVLLGLTSSGVHSNGYSLVRRIVADHGLDWDAKPNGLPGGATLGEVLLAPTRIYVRPALAAIREGGVNALAHITGGGITENLPRALPEGCGARVNLDAIPLPPVLSWLIGAADLDEAEALKTFNCGVGLILVVAEGAVDGVVAALEDEGETVLHLGEVTATPGIAYEGALR, encoded by the coding sequence ATGACCAAGCTCACCTATGCCGATGCGGGCGTGGATATCGAGGCCGGAAACGCGCTGGTCGACCGCATCAAGCCGGCGGCGAAGTCCACGGATCGGGCGGGTGTCATGGCCGGGCTCGGCGGCTTCGGCGGGCTCTTCGATCTGAAGGCCGCGGGCTACTCGGATCCGGTTCTGGTCGCCGCAACCGACGGGGTCGGCACCAAGCTGCGCATCGCGATCGACACCGGGCACCTCTCGGGCGTCGGCGTCGATCTGGTGGCGATGTGCGTGAACGACCTGATCTGCCAGGGAGCGGAGCCCCTGTTTTTCCTCGACTATTTCGCCACCGGCAAGCTCGACGTGTCCGAGGCCGCGCAGGTCGTCGAGGGCATCGCCGAGGGCTGCCGCCAGGCCGGATGCGCGCTGATCGGCGGCGAGACGGCGGAGATGCCGGGGATGTACGCCGCCGGCGATTTCGACCTCGCAGGCTTCTCCGTCGGCGCGATGGAGCGGGGCACCGCCCTGCCCTCGGGCGTCGCGCCCGGCGACGTGCTGCTGGGCCTCACATCCTCCGGCGTGCACTCCAACGGCTACAGCCTCGTGCGCCGGATCGTGGCGGACCATGGCCTCGACTGGGATGCGAAGCCCAACGGCCTGCCGGGTGGTGCGACGCTGGGCGAGGTGCTGCTCGCCCCCACCCGCATCTATGTCCGCCCGGCGCTGGCCGCGATCCGGGAGGGCGGGGTGAACGCCCTCGCCCACATCACCGGCGGCGGCATCACCGAGAACCTGCCCCGCGCCCTGCCCGAAGGCTGCGGCGCGCGCGTGAACCTCGATGCCATCCCCCTGCCCCCGGTGCTGTCGTGGCTGATCGGCGCCGCAGACCTGGACGAAGCCGAGGCGCTCAAGACCTTCAACTGCGGCGTCGGCCTGATCCTCGTGGTGGCCGAGGGCGCGGTCGACGGGGTCGTCGCGGCGCTCGAGGACGAAGGCGAGACCGTGCTCCACCTCGGCGAGGTCACCGCCACCCCCGGCATTGCCTACGAGGGCGCCCTGCGTTGA
- a CDS encoding YHS domain-containing (seleno)protein has protein sequence MIRNILAALAAAATLAFATLPASAGNQLAVAIGGYDTVSYHQDGPMPGEARYNHFWNGAIWYFASAENRDTFAADPARYAPAYDGYCSWAASQNYKAPGDPNVWQIVDGTLYVQVHERARELWREDIPTHITDGDENWPRIHPF, from the coding sequence GTGATCCGGAACATCCTCGCAGCCCTTGCCGCCGCTGCCACCCTCGCCTTCGCCACCCTGCCCGCCTCGGCCGGGAACCAGCTCGCCGTCGCCATCGGCGGCTACGACACCGTCTCCTACCACCAGGACGGCCCGATGCCAGGCGAGGCGCGCTACAACCATTTCTGGAACGGCGCGATCTGGTACTTCGCGTCCGCCGAGAACCGGGACACCTTCGCCGCCGACCCCGCCCGCTATGCGCCCGCCTATGACGGCTACTGCTCCTGGGCGGCGAGCCAGAACTACAAGGCGCCCGGCGATCCCAACGTCTGGCAGATCGTGGACGGCACGCTCTACGTCCAGGTGCACGAGCGCGCCCGCGAGCTCTGGCGCGAGGACATCCCCACCCACATCACCGACGGCGACGAGAACTGGCCCCGCATCCACCCGTTCTGA
- the csgH gene encoding curli-like amyloid fiber formation chaperone CsgH: protein MLSLAALLFAQAMGSSPLSCYVRIAPQDGILLIEVLATGGTGPASYAIDTRRTTGGNTSVASQRGTFVGQGAEEVVVSRAVFSAAGNDAVPEVSAYVEQGGIRVACPTQREI, encoded by the coding sequence ATGCTGTCTCTTGCTGCACTGCTCTTCGCACAGGCCATGGGGTCGTCCCCTCTGTCATGCTATGTGAGAATTGCGCCGCAGGACGGGATCCTGTTGATCGAGGTCCTCGCGACAGGGGGCACTGGCCCGGCCTCCTACGCGATTGATACCCGGCGGACGACGGGTGGAAACACCTCCGTCGCCTCGCAGCGGGGAACCTTCGTGGGGCAGGGGGCCGAAGAGGTCGTCGTGTCGCGCGCCGTATTCTCGGCCGCCGGAAACGACGCGGTGCCCGAAGTAAGTGCCTATGTGGAGCAGGGCGGCATCCGCGTCGCCTGCCCGACGCAAAGGGAAATCTGA
- a CDS encoding CsgG/HfaB family protein yields MKRVIAVVLAGACLLAGCAPTPPISSSPAQPQFPTDERARLTSIPPALSTVDVAVYSFPDVTGQQRPNENFAEFSKAVTQGGDAVLVDVLRDVAEGRFFRVVERSSVDNLLRERQIIDQTRLAYLGQQTSSLPPLLFAGIILEGGIIDYDSNIETGGAGVRFLGVGVDTQYREDVVTVGLRAISVQNGEVLASVVTTKTVYSVLGRGSIFSYVAADEILEVEAGITRNEPVSIALRKAIELAVYSLIVEGADAGVWGFSDPELGAEMIEHYREATSSLPVI; encoded by the coding sequence ATGAAACGCGTCATCGCCGTGGTGCTGGCAGGCGCCTGCCTGCTGGCCGGGTGCGCGCCGACGCCCCCCATCTCGTCGAGCCCGGCGCAGCCGCAGTTCCCGACGGACGAGCGGGCGCGCCTCACCAGCATTCCGCCCGCGCTCTCGACCGTGGATGTCGCGGTCTACAGCTTTCCGGACGTGACCGGGCAGCAGCGCCCGAACGAGAACTTCGCGGAGTTCTCCAAGGCCGTGACCCAGGGCGGCGACGCCGTGCTGGTCGATGTGCTGCGCGACGTCGCTGAGGGCCGGTTCTTCCGCGTGGTCGAGCGCAGTTCCGTCGACAACCTGCTGCGCGAGCGGCAGATCATCGACCAGACGCGGCTTGCCTATCTGGGCCAGCAGACGAGCTCGCTGCCGCCGCTCCTCTTCGCCGGGATCATCCTGGAGGGGGGCATCATCGACTACGACAGCAATATCGAGACCGGCGGGGCAGGTGTCCGCTTTCTCGGCGTCGGGGTCGATACGCAGTACCGCGAGGATGTGGTCACGGTCGGCCTGCGCGCGATCAGCGTGCAGAACGGCGAGGTTCTGGCCTCGGTCGTGACGACCAAGACGGTCTATTCGGTGCTCGGTCGCGGCTCGATCTTCTCCTATGTCGCTGCCGACGAGATCCTGGAGGTCGAGGCCGGCATCACCCGGAACGAGCCGGTGAGCATTGCATTGCGCAAGGCGATCGAGCTCGCGGTCTACAGCCTGATCGTCGAGGGTGCCGATGCTGGGGTCTGGGGTTTCTCCGACCCGGAGCTGGGGGCCGAGATGATCGAGCATTACCGCGAGGCGACGAGTTCCCTCCCAGTGATCTGA
- a CDS encoding dimethyl sulfoxide reductase anchor subunit family protein, with the protein MHPAKSVIFFTVVSGLGYGLLIWLGLYAGRGFALPPGWNTGVLVLAGALIVAGLVSSTLHLGHPERAWRAFSQWRTSWLSREGVMAVATFAPMAAWGLGWLTGSEAGWIGLAQTLAMLGAVAVLVCTAMIYASIKAVRDWHTGWTVASYLGLGLWTGGLLFLAVLDLTGRAAGTLLYLVAVAGIVAAVAKIGYRRRVLRTDRLDAAAATGLSGEVRLLEAPHSQKNFLMREMGFEIARRHADALRMWMVALLFAVPALTFSYLPLVAALAALAGCFVERWLFFAEARHAVMLYYGAARA; encoded by the coding sequence ATGCATCCTGCGAAGTCTGTCATCTTCTTCACCGTGGTCTCGGGGCTCGGCTACGGGCTCCTGATCTGGCTGGGGCTCTATGCCGGACGCGGCTTTGCGCTGCCGCCGGGGTGGAACACGGGCGTGCTGGTGCTCGCGGGCGCGCTGATCGTGGCGGGGCTGGTGAGCTCCACACTGCATCTGGGGCATCCGGAGCGGGCCTGGCGGGCGTTCAGCCAGTGGCGCACGAGCTGGCTCAGCCGGGAGGGGGTGATGGCGGTCGCCACCTTCGCGCCGATGGCCGCCTGGGGGCTGGGCTGGCTGACGGGGTCGGAGGCCGGGTGGATCGGGCTGGCGCAGACGCTCGCGATGCTCGGGGCCGTCGCGGTGCTGGTCTGCACGGCGATGATCTACGCCTCGATCAAGGCGGTGCGGGACTGGCATACCGGGTGGACGGTGGCCTCCTATCTGGGGCTCGGGCTCTGGACCGGGGGGCTCCTGTTCCTCGCGGTGCTGGACCTGACCGGGCGGGCGGCCGGGACGTTGCTCTATCTCGTGGCGGTGGCCGGGATCGTGGCGGCGGTGGCGAAGATCGGCTACCGGCGGCGGGTGCTGAGGACCGACCGGCTCGATGCCGCGGCGGCGACGGGGCTGTCCGGCGAGGTGCGGCTGCTGGAGGCGCCCCATTCGCAGAAGAACTTCCTGATGCGGGAGATGGGCTTCGAGATCGCGCGGCGGCACGCGGATGCGCTGCGCATGTGGATGGTGGCGCTGCTCTTCGCGGTGCCGGCACTCACGTTCTCATATCTGCCGCTGGTCGCGGCCCTTGCAGCCCTCGCCGGGTGTTTCGTCGAGCGCTGGCTGTTCTTTGCGGAGGCGCGGCACGCCGTGATGCTCTATTACGGGGCGGCGCGCGCCTAG
- a CDS encoding curli assembly protein CsgF, producing the protein MPMPSLPTRLFATSLALALAATTAAAGPIVYRPINPGFGGFSDNADYLIALADIQNRFRDNGGGGGGGVPQISFPPITIDLGGAGGGGGATTSAAPAPAASSAAAPTGSLGPAQIQQVQP; encoded by the coding sequence ATGCCCATGCCCTCACTGCCCACCCGTCTTTTCGCCACCTCGCTTGCGCTGGCCCTCGCGGCCACCACCGCTGCGGCGGGGCCCATCGTCTACCGTCCGATCAATCCCGGCTTCGGCGGGTTCTCGGACAACGCGGATTACCTGATCGCGCTCGCCGATATCCAGAACCGCTTCCGCGACAATGGCGGCGGTGGGGGCGGGGGCGTGCCGCAGATCTCCTTCCCGCCGATCACCATCGATCTGGGTGGTGCGGGCGGTGGAGGCGGCGCTACCACGTCGGCGGCACCTGCGCCTGCGGCCTCCTCGGCCGCGGCTCCGACCGGAAGCCTCGGCCCGGCACAGATCCAGCAGGTCCAGCCATGA